The Cardinium endosymbiont cEper1 of Encarsia pergandiella nucleotide sequence TTTTAGGTAGGTGTTTAGGTTGTCTTAAAAAAGGACCGTTTTATGAGACAGATTTATATATAAAAGATCCAATCTTATTCAGGTTAGATAATTGGGAACTTAGATTAAAACCGTAACTTTTTGTCAGTTCACTACTGCTAGTCCATTACTATTTATTTAGCGTGCTTTATTTTCGGTTTCCTGAGGTCACTCCATAAATAACTGTTCTATTTTTTCAGGCTACTATATTTTGGTAAGAAGTTATTATGAAAACGTAATATGGGAAATCCACACATTACGTTTGACGAGTCAGGAGATAGAAACGGGAGTAAAACTACCGCGCCATCTCTCGACCCTACACGGACTATTTTGCCTAGTACCGTTATTCATTACTTATTTCTATATTTTTAGTTACTGCTCGTTCTTTTTTAGGTATTGTAAGGCGCAATATTCCATCCTGAAGCTTGGCACTTATATTATCTATATCAGCACTATTTGGCAAAGAAATAGACCTATGTAAGGAACCAGTGTACCTTTCTTGTATATAATAGCTTTTTTCTTTTTGTTCTGTATTAGATTCTTTTTTTGCTCTAATAGAAAGTACATTGCCATTGACTTGTACATCTACATCTTTTAATTCAATACCAGGAAGTTCTGCTTCTATATAATAATTAGAATTACTTTCAGATACATCAATCCTTGGGACTATATTTTTTATTTTTGAAGGAAAGTCTGGTAGTAAAGAATAAAAGTCATTAAAAACTCTTTCTATTATGTCACCTTCTCTTCCTATTTCTGAGATTGATGGCTGATTTTTGTATCTAAAACTGGGTAAATTATTTCGTACCATAGCTTTTATAAATTTATTGGTTATAAAATTTCTACTTTCTAAAATAACACTAGCTAGTTATAGGTATTTCTATATAGATATTATATTTATCTGCATTGAAATCAATACAATAATTATATGCTGTATCAGCGCAATTATATAAAATAAAATAAAAATATGCAAAG carries:
- a CDS encoding Hsp20/alpha crystallin family protein, translated to MVRNNLPSFRYKNQPSISEIGREGDIIERVFNDFYSLLPDFPSKIKNIVPRIDVSESNSNYYIEAELPGIELKDVDVQVNGNVLSIRAKKESNTEQKEKSYYIQERYTGSLHRSISLPNSADIDNISAKLQDGILRLTIPKKERAVTKNIEISNE